A window from Vulcanimicrobium alpinum encodes these proteins:
- the hisS gene encoding histidine--tRNA ligase, translating into MNPISAPRGTNDVYPPESAEWNRLETAAREIAHRFGYGEIRTPIFEATELFARGVGETTDIVEKEMYTFVDKGGRSMTLRPELTAGIVRALLEHKLFAQGPQRLYAIGPFFRYERPQAGRYRQAHQLSVECFGVAGAEADVEVIQLAATLIAHYGLTDAVLNVNSVGDANCRPAYREALLAHFRPHLAELSADSQRRLERNPLRILDSKDPKDRPFVETAPTMLDLLCGECAAHFAMLRRYLDALEIPYVVNPRIVRGLDYYTRTVFEYVSSALGAQSTVCGGGRYDGLVQQLGGPPTPGVGFGLGLERFLMVVKAHAGEQVPARRGLQAIALGDAARARLFPVVGEYRAHAAEPAFADWQDRKLTAHFKTADRNNARWAVILGDDELTRGEIVVRDLKSREDRRLPLAFSAAEVAKMLVEATR; encoded by the coding sequence GTGAATCCGATCAGCGCCCCCCGCGGCACCAACGACGTCTATCCGCCCGAATCCGCGGAGTGGAACCGCCTCGAAACAGCGGCGCGCGAGATCGCGCACCGCTTCGGCTACGGTGAGATCCGCACGCCGATCTTCGAGGCGACCGAGCTCTTCGCGCGCGGGGTCGGCGAAACGACCGACATCGTCGAGAAAGAGATGTACACCTTCGTTGACAAGGGCGGCCGCAGCATGACGCTGCGCCCCGAGCTGACGGCGGGGATCGTGCGCGCGCTGCTCGAGCATAAGCTCTTCGCGCAGGGGCCGCAGCGGCTCTACGCGATCGGGCCCTTCTTCCGCTACGAACGGCCGCAGGCCGGGCGTTACCGGCAGGCCCACCAGCTTAGCGTCGAGTGCTTCGGCGTCGCCGGCGCGGAAGCCGACGTCGAGGTGATCCAGCTCGCCGCGACGCTGATCGCGCACTACGGTCTCACCGACGCCGTGCTGAACGTCAACAGCGTCGGCGACGCGAACTGCCGTCCTGCCTACCGCGAAGCGCTGCTCGCCCACTTTCGTCCGCACCTCGCCGAGCTCAGCGCCGATTCGCAGCGGCGTCTCGAACGCAACCCGCTGCGCATCCTCGACTCGAAAGATCCGAAGGACCGTCCGTTCGTCGAGACCGCGCCGACAATGCTCGACCTGCTCTGCGGCGAGTGCGCCGCGCACTTCGCGATGCTGCGGCGCTACCTCGACGCGCTCGAGATCCCGTACGTCGTCAACCCGCGGATCGTGCGCGGCTTGGACTACTACACGCGGACCGTGTTCGAATACGTCTCCTCGGCGCTCGGGGCGCAGAGCACGGTCTGCGGCGGCGGCCGCTACGACGGGCTCGTACAGCAGCTCGGCGGTCCGCCGACGCCCGGCGTCGGCTTCGGTCTCGGACTCGAACGCTTCCTCATGGTGGTGAAGGCGCACGCCGGCGAGCAGGTGCCGGCGCGGCGCGGCCTGCAGGCGATCGCGCTCGGCGACGCGGCGCGCGCGCGGCTGTTTCCGGTCGTCGGCGAGTACCGCGCGCACGCCGCGGAGCCGGCCTTCGCCGACTGGCAGGACCGCAAGCTCACCGCGCACTTCAAGACAGCGGACCGCAACAACGCCCGCTGGGCGGTAATCTTGGGCGACGACGAGCTCACGCGAGGCGAGATCGTGGTGCGCGATCTCAAGAGCCGGGAAGATCGCCGCCTGCCGCTCGCCTTCTCGGCGGCGGAGGTCGCGAAGATGCTTGTCGAAGCGACCCGATGA
- the rfaE1 gene encoding D-glycero-beta-D-manno-heptose-7-phosphate kinase, which yields MTRARPAAFLDRDGTLIDDKGFLGDPAGVELLPTVVDALRLWRAERYAIVVVSNQSGIARGFLDEAQVRAVNGEIARQLAAHGVTVDGWYWCSHYGVGCDCRKPEPGLVHRAARELELDLASGRGGVVGDRGNDVELGHRVGIAGVLVPGPYEYVGPEPDFRAATLLEAATYILARDASRHAERVDVSLHAERGEAPPASRTQEGAMGLPFETGVGEVIAVPRATALLGRMAGRKIVVVGDVMIDEWIWGDVSRISPEAPVPVVAVREHTFTLGGAGNVANNLRALGAHVAFVGGVGDDAEGARLREMLAAIDVDAGGVLTLGDRPTTRKTRVVAHNQQVVRADWESTAPFGDADRARFADAVRRAARDADAVVLSDYAKGMLHRDLVEAALAAPVVVADPKPQNVAIFAGVTCIGPNVGEAARASGVAITDDASLERAARTLLRMLDCRWVLITRGEHGMSLFGAQSERFDIPAVARTVYDVSGAGDTVVAVLTLALAAGIPADVATQLANFAAGAVVEKLGTATATPAEIVALMDETVER from the coding sequence GTGACGCGCGCGCGGCCGGCCGCATTTCTCGACCGCGACGGAACGCTGATCGACGACAAGGGCTTCCTCGGAGATCCTGCGGGCGTCGAATTGCTGCCGACGGTCGTCGATGCGCTGCGCTTATGGCGTGCGGAGCGCTACGCGATCGTGGTGGTGTCGAATCAGTCCGGGATCGCGCGCGGGTTTCTCGACGAGGCGCAGGTGCGCGCCGTGAACGGCGAGATCGCACGGCAGCTCGCGGCGCACGGCGTCACGGTCGACGGCTGGTATTGGTGTTCGCACTACGGCGTCGGATGCGACTGCCGCAAGCCGGAACCGGGGCTGGTGCATCGCGCGGCGCGCGAATTAGAATTGGATCTCGCGAGCGGGCGCGGCGGTGTCGTCGGCGACCGCGGCAACGACGTGGAACTCGGGCACCGTGTCGGAATCGCGGGCGTGCTCGTCCCCGGACCGTACGAGTACGTCGGCCCGGAGCCGGACTTTCGCGCCGCCACGCTCCTCGAAGCGGCGACGTATATCCTCGCACGCGACGCATCGCGTCACGCTGAGCGTGTCGATGTGTCGCTTCACGCTGAGCGTGGCGAAGCGCCGCCTGCATCTCGAACGCAGGAGGGCGCAATGGGGCTGCCCTTCGAGACGGGGGTGGGTGAGGTGATTGCGGTGCCGCGTGCGACGGCGCTGCTGGGGCGGATGGCGGGGCGCAAGATCGTCGTCGTCGGCGACGTAATGATCGACGAGTGGATCTGGGGCGATGTGTCGCGCATCTCGCCGGAAGCGCCGGTGCCGGTCGTCGCGGTGCGCGAGCACACGTTCACGCTCGGCGGTGCGGGGAACGTGGCCAACAACCTGCGCGCGCTCGGCGCGCACGTGGCGTTCGTCGGCGGCGTCGGCGACGACGCGGAGGGCGCGCGCCTGCGCGAGATGCTCGCCGCGATCGACGTCGATGCGGGCGGCGTGCTCACGCTCGGCGATCGGCCGACGACCCGCAAGACGCGCGTCGTCGCGCACAATCAGCAGGTCGTGCGCGCCGATTGGGAATCGACCGCGCCGTTCGGCGACGCCGACCGCGCGCGCTTCGCCGACGCCGTGCGGCGCGCGGCGCGCGACGCCGACGCGGTCGTGCTCAGCGACTACGCCAAGGGAATGCTGCACCGCGATCTGGTCGAGGCCGCGCTCGCGGCGCCCGTCGTGGTCGCCGATCCCAAGCCGCAGAACGTCGCGATCTTCGCGGGCGTCACGTGCATCGGTCCTAACGTCGGCGAGGCGGCGCGCGCGAGCGGCGTTGCGATCACCGACGACGCGTCGCTCGAGCGCGCCGCGCGCACGCTGCTGCGGATGCTCGACTGCCGCTGGGTGCTGATCACGCGCGGGGAGCACGGAATGTCGCTGTTCGGGGCGCAGAGCGAGCGCTTCGACATCCCGGCCGTCGCGCGGACGGTGTACGACGTCTCGGGCGCCGGCGACACCGTCGTCGCGGTGCTCACGCTCGCGCTCGCCGCCGGGATCCCGGCCGACGTCGCGACGCAGCTGGCGAACTTCGCCGCGGGTGCCGTGGTCGAGAAACTCGGCACCGCGACCGCGACGCCGGCCGAGATCGTCGCGCTGATGGACGAGACCGTTGAACGCTGA
- a CDS encoding D-sedoheptulose-7-phosphate isomerase — MPEYSGVRTFAELLADRRGHLDEPRYAEQVAAIVAAMVATFRADGKVLWFGNGGSAADAQHLAAEFSGRFLRERRGLASEALTVNTSAVTAIANDFGYEHLFERMVEALARRGDTVVGITTSGTSKNVVRGLEAAKRIGATTVAFTGNGGGKVAEIADLVLLGPHGYSAIVQEVHIVMGHIICDLVEQELIFR, encoded by the coding sequence GTGCCCGAGTACTCCGGCGTCCGCACCTTCGCGGAACTGCTCGCCGACCGGCGCGGCCATCTCGACGAACCGCGCTACGCCGAGCAAGTCGCGGCGATCGTCGCCGCGATGGTGGCGACGTTCCGCGCGGACGGCAAGGTACTCTGGTTCGGGAACGGCGGAAGCGCCGCCGATGCGCAGCATCTGGCAGCGGAATTCAGCGGCCGGTTTCTGCGCGAGCGGCGCGGGCTCGCATCCGAAGCGCTGACGGTAAACACGTCGGCGGTCACCGCGATTGCGAACGACTTCGGCTACGAGCACCTCTTCGAACGGATGGTGGAGGCGCTCGCAAGACGCGGCGACACCGTCGTCGGGATCACGACGAGCGGGACATCGAAGAACGTCGTTCGCGGGCTGGAGGCGGCGAAGCGGATCGGTGCGACCACCGTTGCGTTCACCGGCAACGGCGGCGGGAAGGTCGCGGAGATCGCCGACCTCGTGCTGCTCGGACCGCACGGCTACAGCGCGATCGTGCAAGAGGTGCACATCGTGATGGGCCACATCATCTGCGATCTCGTGGAACAGGAACTGATCTTCCGGTGA
- the accB gene encoding acetyl-CoA carboxylase biotin carboxyl carrier protein, giving the protein MEDETSRIRALGEIAAEFDLDAIRVRTGDSEIEIVRRDPAAAQPVMYAAPPAGAAAPRAAAPAPATAPDAAAATTLPRGARAVTAPVVGVFYRAASPGAEPFVEVGSRVSVGDTLCILEAMKLMNEINSEFAGTVLRVLPENGELVTLGQELVWIEV; this is encoded by the coding sequence ATGGAAGACGAGACGTCGCGCATTCGTGCTCTCGGCGAGATCGCGGCGGAGTTCGATCTGGACGCGATCCGGGTGCGTACCGGCGACAGCGAGATCGAGATCGTCCGCCGCGATCCGGCCGCCGCACAGCCGGTGATGTACGCCGCGCCGCCGGCCGGTGCCGCCGCCCCCCGGGCGGCCGCGCCCGCGCCTGCAACGGCGCCCGACGCCGCCGCCGCAACGACGCTGCCGAGGGGGGCGCGTGCGGTGACCGCGCCGGTGGTCGGCGTCTTCTACCGCGCCGCGTCGCCGGGCGCCGAGCCGTTCGTCGAGGTCGGGTCGCGGGTCTCCGTCGGCGACACCCTGTGCATCCTCGAAGCGATGAAGCTGATGAATGAGATCAACTCCGAGTTCGCGGGGACGGTCCTGCGGGTGCTGCCCGAAAACGGCGAGCTGGTGACGCTCGGGCAAGAACTCGTCTGGATCGAGGTCTGA
- a CDS encoding VOC family protein, producing MPRYLHTSIFVNDMDSSIDFYTNKLGLKLLGGPHHYPGNADMAFVGSSWDAYIELVYDLEEHAPYEIGNRYEHLALEVDGDLPGVIEKLRAQGVKIVKEPKKSPGGTRAIAFVEDPNGIPVELLEPREGPVT from the coding sequence ATGCCGCGCTATCTGCATACGTCCATCTTCGTCAACGACATGGATTCCTCGATCGACTTCTATACAAATAAGCTCGGTCTGAAGCTGCTCGGCGGCCCGCACCACTATCCCGGCAACGCGGACATGGCGTTCGTCGGCTCGAGCTGGGATGCGTACATCGAACTTGTCTACGATCTCGAAGAGCATGCGCCGTACGAGATCGGCAACCGCTACGAGCACCTCGCGCTCGAAGTCGACGGCGATCTCCCGGGCGTGATCGAGAAGCTCCGCGCGCAGGGCGTGAAGATCGTCAAGGAACCGAAGAAATCGCCCGGCGGGACGCGCGCGATCGCGTTCGTCGAAGACCCCAACGGCATCCCGGTCGAACTGCTGGAGCCGCGCGAAGGGCCCGTCACGTAG